The following proteins are co-located in the Anas platyrhynchos isolate ZD024472 breed Pekin duck chromosome 1, IASCAAS_PekinDuck_T2T, whole genome shotgun sequence genome:
- the CRYAA gene encoding alpha-crystallin A chain, translating into MDITIQHPWFKRALGPLIPSRLFDQFFGEGLLEYDLLPLFSSTISPYYRQSLFRSVLESGISEVRSDRDKFTIMLDVKHFSPEDLSVKIIDDFVEIHGKHSERQDDHGYISREFHRRYRLPANVDQSAITCSLSGDGMLTFSGPKVPSNMDPTHSERPIPVSREEKPTSAPSS; encoded by the exons ATGGACATTACCATCCAGCACCCCTGGTTCAAGCGCGCTCTGGGACCCCTGATTCCCAGCCGTTTGTTCGACCAGTTTTTCGGAGAGGGTCTCCTGGAGTATGACCTCCTGCCTTTGTTCTCCTCCACTATCAGCCCCTACTACCGGCAGTCCCTCTTCCGCAGCGTGCTGGAGTCGGGCATTTCAGAG GTGAGGTCTGACCGGGACAAGTTTACGATCATGCTGGATGTAAAACACTTCTCTCCTGAAGATCTGAGCGTGAAGATTATCGATGACTTTGTGGAAATCCATGGCAAGCACAGTGAAAGACAG GATGACCACGGCTACATCTCCCGTGAGTTTCACCGCCGGTACCGCCTGCCCGCCAACGTGGACCAGTCTGCCATCACCTGCTCCCTCTCCGGCGACGGCATGCTGACCTTCTCAGGCCCCAAGGTCCCCTCCAACATGGACCCCACCCACAGCGAGAggcccatccccgtgtcccggGAGGAGAAGCCCACCTCCGCGCCTTCCTCCTAA